A window from Salmo trutta chromosome 29, fSalTru1.1, whole genome shotgun sequence encodes these proteins:
- the LOC115167588 gene encoding mucin-2-like, whose translation TTTTVPSTTTPTPTTTILTSTAPSTTKTTTLPSTTTTTPTSTPTSTSTGVSTTQCNGEESCVWSDWINLGGPTSGSEGGDNESIKNIIASGYHICSAPEAVECRAKQYPGLQISQLGQDVTCNPSVGLICKNNKQGLQQKCFDYEIRVKCCQCPPTTHIPTTTTTTTTTTVPSTTTPTPTTTILTSTAPSTTKTTTLPSTTTTTPTSTPTSTSTGVSTTQCNGEESCVWSDWINLGGPTSGSEGSINYSVQW comes from the exons acaacaacaacagttccttcgaccaccactcctacacccactactacaatcttaacttcgacagctccatctacaacaaaaacaacaactctgccttccaccactactacaactccaACCTCTACTCCTACATCAACCTCAACAGGAGTATCAACTACTCAGTGCAATGgtgaagaaagttgtgtgtggtcagactggatcaaccttggtgggccaacctctggctctgaaggtggagataatgaatccattaagaacatcattgccagtggttatcacatttgctcagctccagaggcagttgaatgtagagcaaaacaataccctggacttcagatctctcagcttggccaagacgtgacttgcaatccatccgttggactgatttgtaaaaacaataagcaaggtcttcagcaaaagtgcttcgattatgagatacgagtgaaatgttgccaatgtcctcccacaacacacatcccgacaacaacaacaacaacaacaacaacaacagttccttcgaccaccactcctacaccaactactacaatcttaacttcaacagctccatctacaacaaaaacaacaactctgccttccaccactactacaactccaACCTCTACTCCTACATCAACCTCAACAGGAGTATCAACTACCCAGTGCAATGgtgaagaaagttgtgtgtggtcagactggatcaaccttggtgggccaacctctggctctgaagg GAGTATCAACTACTCAGTGCAATGgtga
- the LOC115167587 gene encoding mucin-2-like gives TTTTTTTTTTTTTTTVPSTTTPTPTTTILTSTAPSTTKTTTLPSTTTTTPTSTPTSTSTGVSTTQCNGEESCVWSDWINLGGPTSGSEGGDNESIKNIIASGYHICSAPEAVECRAKQYPGLQISQLGQDVTCNPSVGLICKNNKQDLQQKCFDYEIRVKCCQCPPTTHIPTTTTTTTTTTVPSTTTPTPTTTILTSTAPSTTKTTTLPSTTTTTPTSTPTSTSTGVSTTQCNGEESCVWSDWINLGGPTSGSEGSINYSVQW, from the exons acaacaacaacaacaacaacaacaacaacaacaacaacaacaacagttccttcgaccaccactcctacaccaactactacaatcttaacttcaacagctccatctacaacaaaaacaacaactctgccttccaccactactacaactccaACCTCTACTCCTACATCAACCTCAACAGGAGTATCAACTACCCAGTGCAATGgtgaagaaagttgtgtgtggtcagactggatcaaccttggtgggccaacctctggctctgaaggtggagataatgaatccattaagaacatcattgccagtggttatcacatttgctcagctccagaggcagttgaatgtagagcaaaacaataccctggacttcagatctctcagcttggccaagacgtgacttgcaatccatccgttggactgatttgtaaaaacaataagcaagatcttcagcaaaagtgcttcgattatgagatacgagtgaaatgttgtcaatgtcctcccacaacacacatcccgacaacaacaacaacaacaacaacaacaacagttccttcgaccaccactcctacacccactactacaatcttaacttcgacagctccatctacaacaaaaacaacaactctgccttccaccactactacaactccaACCTCTACTCCTACATCAACCTCAACAGGAGTATCAACTACCCAGTGCAATGgtgaagaaagttgtgtgtggtcagactggatcaaccttggtgggccaacctctggctctgaagg GAGTATCAACTACTCAGTGCAATGgtga
- the LOC115167586 gene encoding mucin-2-like, which yields MVKKVVCVLTSTAPSTTKTTTLPSTTTTTPTSTPTSTSTGVSTTQCNGEESCVWSDWINLGGPTSGSEGGDNESIKNIIASGYHICSAPEAVECRAKQYPGLQISQLGQDVTCNPSVGLICKNNKQGLQQKCFDYEIRVKCCQCPPTTHIPTTTTTTTTTTTVPSTTTPTPTTTILTSTAPSTTKTTTLPSTTTTTPTSTPTSTSTGVSTTQCNGEESCVWSDWINLGGPTSGSEGLTSTAPSTTKTTTLPSTTTTTPTSTPTSTSTGVSTTQCNGEESCVWSDWINLGGPTSGSEGGDNESIKNIIASGYHICSAPEAVECRAKQYPGLQISQLGQAVTCNPSVGLICKNNKQDLQQKCFDYEIRVKCCQCPPTTHIPTTTTTTTTTTVSSTTTPTPTTTILTSTAPSTTKTTTLPSTTTTTPTSTPTSTSTGVSTTQCNGEESCVWSDWINLSGPTLQW from the exons ATGgtgaagaaagttgtgtgtg tcttaacttcgacagctccatctacaacaaaaacaacaactctgccttccaccactactacaactccaACCTCTACTCCTACATCAACCTCAACAGGAGTATCAACTACTCAGTGCAATGgtgaagaaagttgtgtgtggtcagactggatcaaccttggtgggccaacctctggctctgaaggtggagataatgaatccattaagaacatcattgccagtggttatcacatttgctcagctccagaggcagttgaatgtagagcaaaacaataccctggacttcagatctctcagcttggccaagacgtgacttgcaatccatccgttggactgatttgtaaaaacaataagcaaggtcttcagcaaaagtgcttcgattatgagatacgagtgaaatgttgccaatgtcctcccacaacacacatcccgacaacaacaacaacaacaacaacaacaacaacagttccttcgaccaccactcctacaccaactactacaatcttaacttcaacagctccatctacaacaaaaacaacaactctgccttccaccactactacaactccaACCTCTACTCCTACATCAACCTCAACAGGAGTATCAACTACCCAGTGCAATGgtgaagaaagttgtgtgtggtcagactggatcaaccttggtgggccaacctctggctctgaagg cttaacttcaacagctccatctacaacaaaaacaacaactctgccttccaccactactacaactccaACCTCTACTCCTACATCAACCTCAACAGGAGTATCAACTACCCAGTGCAATGgtgaagaaagttgtgtgtggtcagactggatcaaccttggtgggccaacctctggctctgaaggtggagataatgaatccattaagaacatcattgccagtggttatcacatttgctcagctccagaggcagttgaatgtagagcaaaacaataccctggacttcagatctctcagcttggccaagccgtgacttgcaatccatccgttggactgatttgtaaaaacaataagcaagatcttcagcaaaagtgcttcgattatgagatacgagtgaaatgttgtcaatgtcctcccacaacacacatcccgacaacaacaacaacaacaacaacaacaacagtttcttcaaccaccactcctacaccaactactacaatcttaacttcaacagctccatctacaacaaaaacaacaactctgccttccaccactactacaactccaACCTCTACTCCTACATCAACCTCAACAGGAGTATCAACTACCCAGTGCAATGgtgaagaaagttgtgtgtggtcagactggatcaaccttagtgggccaacct TGCAATGgtga
- the LOC115167585 gene encoding mucin-5B-like — MCPSGLVSDGKGGCIKPDLCPCSHNAATYQPGDRIKVDCNTCTCKDRKWQCTTNLCHGTCAIYGDGHYITFDGKRFTFEGDCEYTLTKDYCGNNNANGSFRVITENIPCGTTGTTCSKAIKLFLGNNELILTEGNYQVIERNTGEVVPYQIRTMGIYLVIEANNGLILMWDRKTSMFIKLNPQFKGHVCGLCGNYDGNANNDFTTRSQAVVVNPLDFGNSWKVSASCPDAKSKRSPCTANPYRQSWSQKQCSIIQSKVFTDCHSKVDPSPFYDACVTDSCACDSGGDCECFCTAVAAYAEACNEAGACIAWRSPQICPLFCDYYNSPGECEWHYKACGAQCMKTCRNPSGSCSTQIPPLEGCYPKCPPAQPFFDEAIMKCVEKEQCGCYGRDGKHYNNGGKVPTTENCQTCYCNSVTVDCKYDVQACTCTYNGNKYPYGHIIYDTTDGHSSCMTAVCGKNGTIYRDMYPCSPTTPITSIPSHPTPSTNVPTSTSFSTVTTNVFTFSTPTPTEPATSSTETTASPTTFTTTCGYPCVWSQWFDTTFPTLGTPGGDSETYNNIRAEGHDICEKPSKIQCRAEKYPNVSISQVGQVVQCNVAEGLTCRNEDQSGPFPLCFNYQVRVLCCDENLCTSKPTTISPTTRPPVTTTTTTTTAITSTISTTTLNTKTPTCTVCEWSPWYNVDYPQFGPGGGDNESIKKIRESGKDICEKPVDVICQAVRYPGVPLSELGQKVECNTKVGLICQNKDQSIPPICLDYEIKVKCCKTVKCHTTTPETTTTPTVTTTTMSTSTLTTITSKPMTITIPPTSTQPLTTTTTPTNTTKPTTTILTSTAPATTSTTVPSTITPTPTTTILTSTASSTTKTTTLPSTTTTTPTSTPTSTSTGVSTTQCNGEESCVWSDWINLGGPTSGSEGSINYPVQW; from the exons ATGTGTCCCTCTGGACTGGTATCCGATGGAAAAGGAGGCTGCATCAAGCCAGACCTTTGTCCTTGTTCTCACAATGCAGCTACTTACCAACCAGGAGACAGAATCAAGGTCGACTGCAATACCTG CACTTGTAAAGACAGAAAATGGCAGTGCACAACTAACCTGTGCCATGGAACCTGTGCCATTTATGGAGATGGACACTACATTACTTTTGACGGGAAACGATTCACTTTCGAAGGAGACTGTGAATACACTCTTACAAAG GACTACTGTGGAAACAACAATGCCAATGGCAGCTTCAGAGTCATCACTGAGAACATTCCCTGTGGAACAACAGGCACCACCTGCTCCAAGGCCATCAAGCTCTTCCTGGGG AACAATGAATTAATCCTGACAGAAGGGAACTACCAAGTCATTGAGAGAAATACAGGGGAGGTGGTTCCTTACCAGATTCGCACAATGGGCATCTACCTTGTGATTGAAGCAAATAATGGTTTGATTCTCATGTGGGACAGGAAAACAAGCATGTTCATCAAACTTAACCCACAGTTCAAG GGACATGTCTGTGGTCTGTGTGGAAACTATGATGGCAACGCAAACAATGACTTCACTACCAGGAGCCAGGCAGTTGTTGTCAATCCTCTAGACTTTGGAAACAGCTGGAAAGTCTCTGCAAGCTGCCCCGATGCAAAGAGCAAAAGGAGCCCCTGTACTGCCAACCCTTACAGGCAGTCTTGGTCACAGAAGCAGTGCAGCATCATACAGAGCAAAGTTTTTACAGACTGCCATTCTAAA GTGGACCCCTCTCCTTTCTACGATGCTTGTGTAACAGACTCATGTGCTTGCGACAGTGGTGGAGACTGTGAGTGTTTCTGTACCGCTGTGGCAGCTTATGCAGAGGCCTGTAATGAGGCTGGAGCCTGCATAGCCTGGAGAAGCCCACAAATATGCC CACTGTTCTGTGATTACTACAACTCCCCTGGAGAATGTGAGTGGCACTACAAGGCATGTGGAGCTCAGTGTATGAAGACCTGCAGGAATCCCTCCGGGAGCTGCTCCACTCAGATACCACCTCTTGAAG gTTGCTATCCAAAATGTCCTCCTGCTCAACCCTTCTTTGATGAAGCTATAATGAAGTGTGTGGAGAAGGAGCAGTGTGGCTGCTATGGCAGAGATGGAAAACACTACAATAATGGAGGAAAAGTACCGACCACAGAAAACTGCCAGACATG CTATTGTAATTCCGTGACAGTGGACTGCAAATACGATGTACAAG CTTGCACTTGCACCTACAATGGGAACAAATACCCCTATGGGCATATCATATACGATACAACGGATGGACATAGCAGCTGTATGACAGCAGTTTGTGGGAAGAATGGAACCATTTACAGGGACATGTACCCTTGTTCACCTACAACGCCAATAACTTCTATTCCATCTCATCCAACTCCATCTACGAATGTTCCTACCTCTACATCATTCTCTACAGTGACAAcaaatgttttcactttctcaACACCAACGCCAACTG AGCCAGCCACATCTTCAACAGAGACAACAGCGTCTCCAACAACCTTTACTACTACATGTGGATATCCATGTGTGTGGTCACAATGGTTTGATACCACATTCCCTACACTTGGAACTCCAGGAGGAGACTCTGAAACCTACAACAACATAAGAGCAGAGGGACACGATATATGTGAGAAGCCAAGCAAGATCCAATGCAGAGCCGAGAAGTACCCAAATGTTAGCATAAGCCAAGTGGGTCAAGTGGTGCAGTGTAATGTAGCAGAAGGTTTGACTTGCAGAAATGAAGACCAGTCAGGCCCATTCCCACTGTGCTTTAACTACCAAGTTCGAGTCCTCTGCTGTGATGAAAATCTTTGCACATCTAAGCCTACAACCATTTCACCAACAACAAGACCACCTGTTACGAcgacaacaacaactacaacagcaATCACCTCCACTATATCAACGACCACATTGAATACAAAAACCCCTACCTGCACAGTTTGTGAGTGGTCACCTTGGTATAATGTGGACTATCCTCAATTTGGTCCTGGGGGTGGCGACAATGAATCAATTAAAAAGATTAGAGAATCTGGGAAAGATATTTGTGAAAAACCAGTAGATGTCATATGCCAAGCAGTGCGATATCCAGGGGTCCCATTGTCTGAATTAGGACAGAAGGTAGAATGTAATACGAAGGTTGGATTAATATGCCAGAACAAAGATCAAAGTATTCCTCCAATATGCCTTGACTATGAAATTAAGGTCAAATGTTGTAAGACTGTGAAATGTCACACTACAACACCAGAAACTACAACTACACCTACTGTCACAACTACAACAATGTCAACATCCACATTAACTACAATAACAAGTAAACCAATGACAATCACTATTCCTCCAACCTCAACTCAACCTCTGACCACAACTACAACTCCTACCAACACTACAAAACCCACTACTACAATATTGACATCGACTGCTCCAGCTACCACATCAACAACAGTTCCATCGACCATTACACCTACACCCACTACTACAATCTTAACTTCGACAGCTTcatctacaacaaaaacaacaactctgccttccaccactactacaactccaACCTCTACTCCTACATCAACCTCAACAGGAGTATCAACTACCCAGTGCAATGgtgaagaaagttgtgtgtggtcagactggatcaaccttggtgggccaacctctggctctgaagg GAGTATCAACTACCCAGTGCAGTGgtga
- the LOC115167139 gene encoding mucin-5AC-like: MTMGTTQTPTWVLIWMALAIGLTASQSEDTSKATVNIIPSMSRMPEIAGVSPIHNGQVCSTWGNYHFKTFDGDIFQLPSTCNYVVTSLCHSSYEDFNIQMRRQLVDHQPTISKITMKLDGAVVELSKGSVVVNGKNATLPFSQSGILIEETPSYIKIKAKLGLVAIWNQEDSFLVEMDIKFRNKTCGLCGDFNGVQQFDEFYSHGMKLSPVDFGNFWKLDGPTESCTENTLPSNHKCPNLKPVCEQLLSGPAFSSCKDLLAIDSFVEACVSDLCHCDNSTNSFCLCNTISEYSRQCVHAGGKPKQWRTEQFCYKTCPFNMEYQECGSPCVDTCSNPERGQLCEEHCSDGCFCPPGTVFDDVNKNGCIALSQCSCRHNGKTYAPGESYSSTCKDCSCGGGQWKCVDKDCPGTCAVEGGSHINTYDGKAYTFHGDCSYVLTKDCDGMQFTVLGDLVQCGLSDSETCLKAVTLSLSEGATVINIQPNGKAFVNGIYSQLPFSAAGVTIFRASSFFIIVQTTFGLQLEIQLSPIMQVYIAASTVWQKRTCGLCGNFNNNQGDDFKVLSGVTEGTAIGFANTWKTRASCPDIKSSFESPCSLSLDNEKYAQHWCSQLADPKGLFAPCHAAISPDMYKDNCMYDSCNCEKSEDCMCAAVSSYVHACAAEGIQLSGWRDTICNKYSTSCPSTMVYSYSIKSSDRSCRCYSDSDFTCSITFESVDGCVCSEGTYLDDEGKCVPPASCPCYYKGSVVSPGEVISKDGTMCTCKEGKLHCIGDSPDHPSCVAPMVFFNCSNASPGVRGLECQKSCNILDMACVGPLFTSSPDRSTQRI; the protein is encoded by the exons ATGACCATGGGGACAACACAGACACCCACATGGGTGTTAATATGGATGGCTCTGGCGATTGGTTTAACTGCCTCTCAAAGTG AGGATACATCAAAGGCCACAGTTAACATCATCCCCTCAATGTCAAGGATGCCTGAGATTGCAG GAGTGAGTCCTATACATAATGGCCAAGTCTGCAGTACGTGGGGTAACTACCACTTCAAGACCTTTGACGGAGACATCTTTCAGCTCCCCTCCACCTGCAACTATGTTGTGACCTCACTGTGCCATAGCAGTTATGAGGATTTCAACATCCAGATGAGGCGGCAGTTGGTGGACCACCAGCCCACCATTAGCAAGATCACCATGAAGCTGGATGGCGCAGTGGTGGAGCTATCCAAGGGTTCCGTTGTTGTTAATGGGAAGAA tGCCACCTTACCATTCAGCCAGTCTGGTATTCTCATTGAAGAGACTCCCTCCTACATCAAGATCAAAGCAAAACTGGGATTGGTAGCCATCTGGAACCAGGAGGATTCCTTCTTG GTGGAGATGGACATCAAATTCAGAAATAAGACCTGTGGTCTATGTGGAGATTTTAATGGAGTTCAACAATTTGATGAGTTCTATAGCCATG GTATGAAATTGTCCCCTGTCGACTTCGGAAACTTCTGGAAATTGGATGGTCCAACTGAAAGCTGTACTGAAAATACACTGCCTTCGAATCATAAATGCCCCAATTTG AAACCAGTTTGTGAGCAGTTGCTCTCCGGTCCTGCCTTCAGCAGCTGTAAGGACTTGTTGGCCATCGACTCATTTGTTGAGGCCTGTGTATCTGACCTGTGCCACTGTGATAACAGCACCAACTCCTTCTGCCTGTGCAACACCATCTCAGAGTACTCCCGTCAGTGTGTTCATGCAGGCGGGAAGCCAAAACAATGGAGGACTGAACAGTTCTGCT ATAAGACATGCCCCTTCAACATGGAGTACCAGGAGTGTGGAAGCCCCTGTGTTGACACCTGCTCCAACCCTGAGAGAGGCCAGCTGTGTGAGGAACACTGCTCAGATGGCTGCTTTTGTCCTCCAG GAACCGTTTTTGATGACGTCAACAAGAATGGTTGTATCGCCTTGAGTCAATGCTCCTGCCGCCACAATGGAAAAACCTACGCACCCGGAGAGTCTTATTCAAGCACTTGTAAAGATTG CTCCTGTGGTGGTGGTCAGTGGAAGTGTGTGGACAAGGACTGTCCTGGCACCTGTGCTGTGGAGGGAGGATCCCACATCAACACCTATGATGGAAAAGCCTACACCTTTCATGGGGACTGCTCTTATGTTCTGACCAAG GACTGTGATGGGATGCAATTTACTGTACTGGGTGATCTGGTGCAGTGTGGGCTTTCTGACAGTGAGACTTGTCTAAAGGCTGTTACCCTGTCCCTCTCAGAAGGAGCCACT GTGATCAACATACAACCCAATGGAAAAGCCTTTGTAAATGGAATCTATTCTCAGCTGCCCTTTTCTGCTG CTGGAGTAACTATTTTCAGAGCCTCCTCATTTTTCATCATCGTCCAGACCACCTTTGGCCTCCAGTTGGAAATCCAACTCTCACCAATCATGCAGGTCTATATTGCTGCAAGCACCGTTTGGCAAAAGAGAACTTGCG GTCTTTGTGGAAACTTCAACAACAACCAAGGAGATGATTTCAAGGTCCTGAGTGGAGTGACTGAGGGCACAGCCATTGGTTTTGCAAACACCTGGAAAACACGAGCCAGCTGCCCAGACATCAAGAGTAGCTTTGAAAGCCCCTGCAGTTTAAGTCTTGACAATG AGAAGTATGCCCAGCACTGGTGCTCTCAGCTGGCTGATCCTAAAGGGTTGTTTGCTCCATGCCACGCAGCGATAAGCCCAGACATGTACAAAGAC AACTGCATGTATGACAGCTGTAACTGTGAGAAGAGTGAGGACTGCATGTGTGCTGCCGTCTCCTCTTATGTCCATGCTTGTGCTGCCGAGGGTATCCAGCTCAGCGGCTGGAGAGACACTATCTGCA ACAAATACTCCACCTCGTGCCCTAGCACCATGGTCTACAGCTACAGCATAAAAAGCAGTGATCGCTCCTGCCGCTGCTACAGCGACTCTGACTTTACCTGTTCAATCACCTTCGAGTCTGTGGATGGGTGTGTCTGTTCTGAGGGAACCTACCTGGATGATGAGGGCAAGTGTGTTCCACCAGCCAGCTGCCCTTGTTATTACAAGGGCTCAGTGGTGTCCCCTGGAGAGGTCATCAGCAAGGATGGAACCATGTG CACCTGCAAGGAGGGCAAACTCCATTGTATTGGAGATTCACCTGATCATCCAT CATGTGTTGCACCAATGGTTTTCTTCAACTGCTCCAATGCAAGCCCAGGAGTGAGAGGGTTAGAGTGTCAGAAGAGCTGCAATATTCTGGATATGGCCTGTGTAGGTCCCCTATTTACTTCGTCTCCAGACCGTTCCACACAGCGGATATAA